In Amia ocellicauda isolate fAmiCal2 chromosome 7, fAmiCal2.hap1, whole genome shotgun sequence, one genomic interval encodes:
- the LOC136753578 gene encoding kelch-like protein 6, which yields MGDSVERNTDEPLGSLESDQLREAMGVLECSCEGRVKFDDSGLSLQLQRGLDSLRLENSLTDVTLHVADTEFPCHRVVLAAASNYFRAMFCNDLKEKYEERIHIKGVEAETMKILLDYTYTSKVLITKQNVQKILEAASLFQFLRMVDACANFLTEALLPDNCVGVLRLADTHSLGVLKTRVQNYIIQKFPQVVAYEEFLELPEDVFCSILQRDDLCVTEEEQVFETVMNWVRAQEAERLPLLPDILRHVRLPLVDPWYFVERVEGDELIRKCPEAFPLLQEARMYHLSGNEVISERTKPRVQEFQSEVFMIIGGCTKDEKFVSEVTCLDPLRRSRLEVAKLPITEMEAESENKKWVEFACITFRNEVYISGGKETQHEAWKYNASLNKWIQIEYLNTSRWRHKMAVLGGKVYVIGGFDGVQRLNSVETYDPFHNCWTEVTLSLLTNCEGCPQTFNLK from the exons ATGGGCGACTCGGTGGAAAGGAACACGGACGAACCCCTGGGGTCCCTGGAGAGTGACCAGCTCAGGGAGGCCATGGGGGTCCTGGAGTGCTCCTGTGAGGGCAGGGTGAAGTTCGATGACTCTGGGCTGTCCTTGCAGCTCCAAAGGGGCCTGGACTCGCTCCGCCTCGAGAACTCCCTGACTGATGTGACCCTGCACGTAGCAGACACCGAGTTCCCCTGCCACAGGGTCGTCCTAGCAGCGGCCAGCAACTACTTCAG GGCCATGTTCTGTAATGATCTGAAAGAGAAATATGAAGAGAGAATCCACATTAAAGGCGTGGAAGCAGAGACAATGAAGATCCTCCTGGATTACACCTACACCAGCAAGGTGCTCATTACGAAGCAAAATGTGCAGAAAATACTGGAAGCTGCCAGTCTATTCCAG TTCCTGCGGATGGTGGATGCCTGCGCAAACTTCCTCACCGAGGCTCTCCTCCCGGACAATTGCGTGGGCGTCCTGCGCCTCGCCGACACGCACTCCTTGGGCGTGCTGAAGACCCGGGTCCAGAACTACATCATCCAGAAGTTCCCCCAGGTGGTGGCCTATGAGGAGTTCCTGGAGCTGCCCGAGGACGTCTTCTGTAGCATCCTGCAGAGGGACGACCTGTGCGTGACGGAGGAGGAGCAGGTGTTTGAGACGGTGATGAACTGGGTACGGGCGCAGGAGGCCGAGCGGCTGCCCCTGCTGCCTGACATCCTCAGACACGTGCGCCTGCCCCTGGTGGACCCCTGGTACTTCGTAGAGCGAGTAGAAGGAGATGAGTTGATCCGCAAATGCCCCGAGGCTTTCCCTCTTCTGCAGGAAGCACGGATGTATCACCTTTCTGGAAATGAG GTCATTTCCGAGCGCACAAAGCCAAGGGTGCAGGAGTTTCAGTCGGAGGTGTTCATGATCATCGGCGGCTGCACAAAGGATGAGAAATTTGTGTCCGAGGTGACTTGCCTCGACCCCTTGCGCCGAAGTCGGCTGGAGGTGGCCAAGCTCCCCATCACGGAGATGGAGGCCGAATCAGAGAACAAGAAGTGGGTGGAGTTTGCCTGCATCACCTTCAGGAATGAAGTGTACATATCAG GTGGGAAAGAGACGCAGCATGAAGCATGGAAGTACAATGCCTCCCTCAACAAGTGGATCCAAATCGAGTATCTCAACACCAGCCGTTGGCGGCACAAGATGGCAGTCCTTGGAGGGAAAGTGTATGTCATCGGTGGCTTTGACGGCGTTCAGAGACTGAACAGTGTGGAAACATATGATCCCTTTCACAACTGCTGGACGGAGGTGACGCTTTCTCTGTTAACTAATTGTGAAGGATGTCCCCAAACATTCAACTTAAAATAG